One window of Pseudocalidococcus azoricus BACA0444 genomic DNA carries:
- the kdpA gene encoding potassium-transporting ATPase subunit KdpA, translating to MLLGFLQIILILGILALVASPFGTYMAAVFMGERTKLARICLPLERVLFRGSGINPQISMTAGQYIRALLLSNLVMGVFVFGLQLAQGFLPLNPRGLSAPSWDLAVHTAVSFVTNTNQQHYSGETTYSYLTQAGGLGYLMFTSAATGIAVAIAFIRGLTGQPLGNFYQDLVLAITRILLPISVIGAIVLVIAGVPETLAGPAEVTTLEGATQFIARGPVAHFEIIKQLGENGGGFFGINSAHPFENPNNFTNLLETVIMLVIPMGLVITYGVMAGNPKQGWLLFGLVFMIFGLLIAITAIGEAEGNPLVNKLLGESAANLEGKEVRFGWALTALWAVATTGTMCGAVNGMHDSLMPPGGFSTLSDMFLQIIWGGQGTGTAYLFVFLILTVFLTGLMVGRTPEFLGRKIEKQEIVLASVILLIHPIAILIPAAITLAFPEQLAGISNPGFHGISQVIYEYASAAANNGSGFEGLGDNTLWWNLSTTFSLLAGRYVPILALVFLAESLSQKQPVPETIGTLRTDTVLFTAVTGGSILILGALTFLPVLALGPIAEAFEIVRLSSG from the coding sequence ATGCTGCTTGGTTTTCTCCAAATTATTTTGATTTTAGGGATTCTTGCTCTTGTGGCTTCACCCTTCGGAACCTATATGGCAGCCGTATTTATGGGGGAACGGACAAAGTTAGCCCGGATTTGTTTGCCCCTAGAACGAGTTTTATTTCGAGGCAGTGGCATCAATCCCCAGATTTCAATGACAGCCGGACAATACATTCGGGCTTTACTGTTGAGTAATTTAGTCATGGGTGTATTTGTCTTTGGCCTGCAACTCGCCCAAGGATTTTTACCCCTCAATCCCAGGGGTTTAAGCGCGCCAAGTTGGGATTTAGCTGTCCACACCGCCGTCTCTTTTGTCACCAATACCAATCAACAGCATTACTCTGGCGAAACCACCTACAGTTACCTCACCCAGGCCGGAGGTTTAGGCTATCTTATGTTTACCTCAGCGGCGACTGGAATTGCGGTGGCCATTGCCTTTATTCGGGGCCTAACGGGACAACCATTGGGCAATTTTTATCAGGATCTTGTTTTAGCGATTACCCGGATTCTATTACCCATTTCCGTAATCGGGGCGATTGTTTTAGTCATTGCCGGAGTTCCCGAAACCCTAGCTGGCCCAGCAGAAGTTACAACCTTAGAAGGTGCAACCCAATTTATTGCCCGTGGGCCGGTGGCTCATTTTGAAATTATTAAACAACTGGGGGAAAACGGTGGTGGCTTTTTTGGCATCAACTCAGCCCATCCCTTTGAAAATCCCAATAATTTCACCAATCTTCTCGAAACCGTGATCATGTTGGTGATTCCCATGGGCCTGGTGATTACCTATGGGGTTATGGCTGGCAATCCTAAGCAAGGCTGGTTGTTATTTGGGTTGGTCTTTATGATTTTCGGCCTCCTGATTGCCATTACAGCGATTGGTGAGGCGGAAGGGAATCCCCTTGTGAATAAGCTTTTAGGGGAATCTGCGGCCAACTTAGAAGGCAAAGAAGTTCGGTTTGGTTGGGCTTTAACGGCACTTTGGGCTGTGGCTACGACTGGGACAATGTGTGGGGCGGTGAATGGGATGCACGACTCCTTAATGCCACCGGGGGGATTTTCGACCCTTTCGGATATGTTTTTGCAAATTATTTGGGGCGGGCAAGGCACGGGAACGGCCTATCTATTTGTATTTCTAATTTTGACAGTGTTTCTGACAGGTTTAATGGTTGGGCGCACCCCAGAGTTTCTCGGCCGGAAAATTGAAAAACAGGAAATTGTCCTAGCCAGCGTGATTTTACTGATTCATCCGATTGCGATTCTAATTCCAGCCGCGATCACCTTGGCTTTTCCTGAACAGTTAGCAGGCATTAGTAACCCCGGCTTTCATGGCATTTCCCAGGTGATTTATGAATATGCATCGGCGGCGGCTAATAATGGTTCTGGGTTTGAGGGCCTGGGGGATAATACGCTTTGGTGGAATTTGAGCACGACATTTTCCCTCTTGGCTGGGCGATATGTTCCAATTCTGGCCCTAGTTTTCTTAGCGGAAAGTCTGTCCCAAAAGCAACCTGTTCCCGAAACCATTGGCACGCTGCGAACGGATACGGTTTTGTTTACCGCAGTCACGGGTGGCTCCATCTTAATTTTGGGAGCTTTAACCTTTTTACCTGTGCTTGCCTTGGGGCCAATTGCCGAAGCTTTTGAAATTGTTCGATTGAGTAGTGGTTAA
- a CDS encoding sensor histidine kinase has product MALIKRIYWLIGFLFLMIIALEFSTPPPYVFGYLYISVVLLGSTQLSRGETVIITGLSIALTLLNLVVPGLEQINSITLGNRLLVALALVVTGILGRQLQAYKLTLIKQQAQLENQAQLARIRQDFVSTLTHDLKTPLMGAIETLKAMELSHFGPITPPQKNAISIMIRSHETTLTLVQTMLEVYGNDIRGLELQLKPVNLITLIEDVITKLTQLATSRNVYLRLSQRGSEFRSNCWAIADPIQLERVFMNLIANGVKYSQRGGKVEVKIGLKQGYYQISVQDQGLGISPDELPFLFEQFYQGHHHRQAKGTGLGLYLSRQIVTAHGGKLWADPLPTGARFNFTLPAYLGKFPTATLEQPSMKPYD; this is encoded by the coding sequence ATGGCACTCATTAAGCGCATCTATTGGCTGATTGGCTTTTTATTTCTGATGATTATCGCACTGGAATTTAGTACACCACCCCCCTATGTGTTCGGCTATCTCTATATCAGTGTGGTTCTTCTGGGGAGTACTCAACTCAGCCGAGGGGAAACGGTGATCATCACAGGCCTAAGTATTGCCTTAACGCTTTTGAACTTAGTTGTCCCAGGCCTGGAGCAAATTAACAGTATTACCCTTGGAAATCGGTTGTTGGTGGCTTTGGCTTTAGTGGTGACTGGAATTTTAGGACGACAGCTACAGGCCTATAAATTAACCTTGATCAAACAACAGGCGCAATTAGAAAATCAGGCACAACTAGCCCGGATCCGTCAGGATTTTGTTTCGACTTTAACCCATGACTTAAAAACTCCCTTAATGGGTGCGATTGAAACTCTAAAAGCAATGGAGTTAAGTCATTTTGGCCCGATCACACCCCCCCAGAAAAATGCAATTAGCATTATGATCCGCAGCCACGAAACAACCTTAACTCTGGTGCAGACAATGTTAGAGGTCTATGGCAATGACATTAGGGGTTTAGAATTGCAGCTAAAACCAGTTAATTTAATTACTCTGATCGAGGATGTGATAACCAAACTGACCCAACTTGCCACATCTCGCAATGTTTATCTACGTCTGAGTCAACGCGGATCAGAATTTCGCTCAAACTGTTGGGCCATTGCAGATCCGATCCAACTAGAGCGGGTGTTCATGAATTTGATTGCCAATGGTGTTAAATACTCACAGCGGGGCGGCAAAGTGGAAGTTAAAATAGGCCTCAAACAGGGTTATTATCAAATCAGTGTTCAGGATCAGGGATTAGGTATTAGTCCCGATGAACTTCCCTTTTTGTTTGAACAGTTTTATCAAGGACATCACCATCGCCAGGCCAAGGGAACGGGTTTAGGTCTTTATCTCAGTCGCCAAATTGTCACAGCCCATGGCGGTAAACTCTGGGCCGATCCCCTGCCAACTGGCGCAAGATTTAACTTTACACTGCCGGCCTACCTGGGCAAATTCCCCACAGCAACTTTAGAGCAGCCCTCGATGAAACCCTATGACTAA
- a CDS encoding response regulator transcription factor: MTKTTPIKILLVEDDELFRLGLTTRLQQEPNLQVMAQAEDGETALDILRCQVVDVVILDVGLPGLGGLETCHQIKQNYPKLPVLILTSHSSQNLITDLIKKQAQGYCLKGGASEHLVLAIQSVVAGASWWDAQATENIQSTYEMLPKTLEINADLPLTKREKEILSLITTGKSNIEIGQELYIAPGTVRVHVHAILHKLGMRDRTQAAIWAMQQGLDIPSDRN; encoded by the coding sequence ATGACTAAGACAACCCCAATCAAAATCTTATTAGTGGAAGATGATGAGCTATTTCGCTTAGGTTTAACAACCCGTTTGCAACAAGAACCCAATTTACAAGTCATGGCCCAGGCCGAGGATGGTGAAACAGCCTTAGATATTTTGCGCTGCCAAGTTGTGGATGTGGTGATTTTAGATGTGGGTTTACCCGGCCTGGGGGGCTTAGAAACCTGCCACCAAATCAAACAAAATTATCCAAAATTGCCTGTTTTAATTCTTACCTCCCATAGCAGCCAAAATCTAATTACAGATTTAATCAAAAAACAGGCCCAAGGGTATTGCCTAAAAGGAGGAGCCAGTGAACATTTAGTCTTGGCAATTCAGTCAGTAGTTGCTGGTGCTTCATGGTGGGATGCCCAGGCCACGGAAAACATTCAATCTACTTATGAAATGCTGCCAAAAACTCTTGAAATCAATGCTGATTTGCCTCTAACTAAACGAGAAAAGGAAATTCTGTCACTGATTACTACAGGTAAGAGTAATATCGAAATTGGGCAAGAGTTATATATTGCGCCGGGGACAGTCCGCGTCCATGTTCATGCCATTTTGCATAAGCTCGGGATGCGGGATCGGACTCAGGCGGCGATTTGGGCCATGCAACAGGGGTTAGATATTCCATCTGACCGTAACTGA
- a CDS encoding ABC transporter ATP-binding protein, whose protein sequence is MKYSAPRKQSSFQKLLTYLRPHWRVTLGGILALLVVNIVGTYLPLLIGQAIDELQDQFEYRRVLFYVFALLGMASIMWFIRMASRIWLFGTGRQVEFDLKQQIFEHLLKMDPAYFARNSAGDLISRSTSDVDNIRRLVGFAVLSFVNTIFAYALTLPVMLAIHPGLSLGAISVYPLVLLIVMGFSNQMRLEQLETQEALADLSDLIQEDMSGMAVIKIYAQEDNERQQFSRLNQDLLAANLNLAKTRNVIFPMLGGMVSLSLLILLWFGSRMIAANTIQVGDFVALLLYIERLIFPTALLGFTITAYQRGEVSIDRIEAILAVDPQIQDDPTAIPLTSKKVQGKIEVKHLNYTYPQAPRPALEDVNFRIEPGETVAIVGPIGSGKSTLANALPRLLDVGAGQIFLDGMDITQIRVRDLRACMSYVPQDSFLFSTSLKNNIRYGNPQAELPEIETAAQTAQIHHEILNFPEEYQTVVGERGITLSGGQRQRTALARALLLDAPILILDDALASVDNQTATQILQNLQSKPIQQTIIFITHQLSAAALAQRILVMNRGTIVQFGTHSELIQTPGLYQELWQRYQMQSNL, encoded by the coding sequence ATGAAATATTCTGCACCCCGTAAACAGTCCAGTTTCCAAAAACTTCTTACCTATCTGCGGCCCCATTGGCGCGTTACCTTGGGGGGAATTCTGGCCCTGCTGGTGGTCAACATCGTAGGCACCTATTTACCGCTGCTGATTGGCCAGGCCATTGATGAACTCCAAGATCAGTTTGAGTATCGACGAGTTCTGTTTTATGTGTTTGCCCTCCTGGGGATGGCCTCGATCATGTGGTTTATTCGGATGGCCTCGCGGATTTGGCTGTTTGGCACAGGCCGTCAAGTGGAATTTGACCTCAAACAACAGATTTTTGAACATCTTCTGAAGATGGATCCGGCCTACTTTGCCCGTAACTCGGCTGGAGATTTAATTAGTCGTTCCACCAGTGATGTGGATAATATTCGCCGCTTAGTGGGCTTTGCCGTTCTCAGTTTTGTCAATACCATTTTTGCCTATGCCTTGACCTTACCTGTGATGTTAGCGATTCACCCTGGCCTAAGTTTAGGGGCGATTTCGGTCTATCCGTTAGTGTTACTCATTGTCATGGGCTTTAGTAACCAAATGCGCCTGGAACAACTGGAAACCCAGGAAGCTTTAGCAGACCTGAGCGATTTAATTCAAGAAGATATGAGTGGCATGGCCGTTATCAAGATCTATGCCCAAGAAGACAATGAACGGCAGCAATTTAGCCGTCTGAATCAAGACCTGTTAGCCGCTAACTTAAACCTGGCCAAAACCCGGAACGTGATTTTTCCGATGCTGGGGGGAATGGTCAGTTTAAGCCTGTTGATTCTCCTCTGGTTCGGCAGCCGGATGATTGCGGCCAATACGATTCAAGTGGGGGATTTTGTTGCCCTGTTGCTCTACATTGAACGGTTGATTTTTCCGACTGCCTTATTGGGGTTTACCATTACAGCCTATCAGCGGGGTGAAGTGAGTATTGATCGAATTGAGGCGATCTTGGCGGTGGATCCCCAAATTCAAGATGATCCAACTGCTATTCCCTTAACCTCAAAAAAAGTTCAGGGCAAAATTGAGGTTAAACATCTCAACTACACCTATCCCCAGGCCCCGCGCCCAGCCCTAGAGGACGTTAATTTTCGCATTGAACCAGGGGAAACGGTCGCCATTGTTGGGCCAATTGGGTCTGGTAAATCAACCCTGGCGAATGCGCTTCCCCGGTTGTTGGATGTTGGTGCAGGGCAAATTTTCTTAGATGGGATGGATATTACCCAAATTCGGGTTAGGGATTTGCGAGCCTGTATGTCCTATGTACCTCAGGATAGTTTCTTATTTAGTACAAGTCTCAAAAACAATATTCGCTATGGCAATCCCCAGGCCGAGCTTCCCGAGATTGAAACTGCTGCCCAAACGGCCCAAATCCACCATGAAATCCTCAACTTTCCCGAAGAATATCAGACGGTGGTAGGAGAACGGGGGATCACCTTATCAGGGGGGCAACGCCAACGTACCGCTCTAGCTAGGGCTTTGTTATTAGATGCGCCAATTTTAATTTTGGATGATGCCTTGGCGAGTGTGGATAATCAGACTGCAACCCAGATTCTTCAAAATCTCCAAAGTAAACCCATTCAGCAAACGATTATTTTCATTACCCACCAGCTTTCAGCCGCCGCCCTAGCCCAGCGGATTTTAGTGATGAATCGGGGCACAATTGTTCAATTTGGAACTCATTCAGAACTGATTCAAACCCCAGGCCTGTATCAAGAGCTTTGGCAGCGATATCAAATGCAATCAAATCTCTAG
- a CDS encoding LmeA family phospholipid-binding protein, with protein MTRFPVTSDLSDLGQPAPISPEESQADLPQAQDVPRGQQRLIRRVLTPALRWWLQTQVEAVTELEIDLQAKDQQVLTGYLPLVRVLAVGVIFQGLCLTQARLQAENIRVNLGQVLRGKPLKLLEPIQAWGELHLTSADLQQSLDSDLMRSALRDLVVIFSQELDQPLPTALATLHVAEATVNFSHGALDCTLNLLGEQPFTISFASEIGLAGPQCLEFRQLRAFGLEPQTIQINLGENVHLETLRLTPEKLICEGGLTVFP; from the coding sequence ATGACTCGTTTTCCGGTAACGTCTGATCTATCTGATCTTGGGCAACCTGCTCCCATTTCCCCAGAGGAATCCCAGGCTGATTTACCCCAGGCCCAGGATGTTCCCAGAGGTCAGCAGCGATTGATTCGGCGGGTACTCACTCCAGCTTTGCGATGGTGGCTCCAAACCCAAGTAGAAGCAGTTACAGAGTTAGAAATAGATTTACAGGCCAAGGATCAACAGGTTTTGACAGGCTATTTACCCTTAGTGCGAGTGTTGGCTGTGGGGGTAATTTTCCAAGGACTTTGTTTAACCCAGGCCCGACTTCAGGCGGAAAATATTCGCGTCAATCTGGGACAAGTCTTGCGGGGTAAACCCTTAAAGCTTCTAGAACCGATCCAGGCCTGGGGCGAGCTCCACCTGACCTCCGCCGATTTGCAACAATCCTTGGACTCAGACCTGATGCGTTCAGCTTTGCGGGATTTAGTCGTTATTTTCTCTCAAGAATTAGATCAGCCCTTACCCACCGCATTAGCCACCCTCCACGTTGCGGAAGCTACAGTCAATTTTAGTCATGGGGCCTTAGACTGCACCTTAAATTTGCTGGGAGAACAGCCCTTCACCATCAGCTTTGCCTCAGAAATTGGTTTGGCAGGCCCCCAATGTTTAGAGTTTCGGCAACTGCGGGCCTTTGGCTTAGAACCCCAAACCATTCAGATTAATCTGGGGGAGAATGTGCATCTGGAGACTCTACGCTTAACTCCCGAAAAACTGATCTGCGAGGGTGGGCTAACGGTTTTCCCCTAA